One region of Danio aesculapii chromosome 7, fDanAes4.1, whole genome shotgun sequence genomic DNA includes:
- the slc16a13 gene encoding monocarboxylate transporter 13 has protein sequence MEKPQKSEEEQQPSSQTAAPDGGWGWVVVGALFVISALVFGLIRSLGVFFVEFVQYFDESAQAVSWITSIGLAMQQLMSPIGAAASNVYGTRPVVMMGGFLSGLGFILASQATSLLHLYLTMGLISGLGWALVFTPTMASVMQYFTKRRSLAMGLGFTGVGLASFAFSPLFQYLVEAYAWRGALLILGGLSFNMVACGALIRPLGTPKVAVKTENSTKLNKCSFLLSRIYECFELSLLTHRGFVTYAVAITFFNAGYFIPYVHLVAHSRHIGFTEYQAAFVISITGVADIVGRVASGWASDLGKIRLLHMLVVWTGLLGLSLMLIPVAVVYAGLLLVSIVYGFCAGAMAPLAFAVVPEIVGIERVLGALGLLQLIESAGGLLGAPLSGWLKDYTGTYTVSFIAAGSFLIIGMLIAMTLPYFWSCTAPPSPSPSKTKSQEGSAEDGLLKESTSSNAVTEKLCSVDHIPYSDEEVKVCLSNDATHSVQEREEIPQEMMHHSNLAEIL, from the exons ATGGAGAAGCCCCAGAAGAGCGAGGAGGAGCAGCAGCCGTCCTCACAGACGGCAGCACCTGATGGCGGTTGGGGCTGGGTTGTGGTGGGGGCTCTTTTCGTGATTTCTGCCCTGGTGTTCGGGCTTATCCGCAGTTTGGGCGTCTTTTTTGTGGAGTTTGTGCAGTATTTCGATGAGAGTGCACAAGCCGTGTCCTGGATAACATCCATCGGGCTGGCCATGCAACAGCTAATGA GTCCAATAGGTGCAGCTGCTAGTAATGTGTATGGAACACGTCCTGTTGTTATGATGGGAGGATTCCTTTCAGGCCTGGGATTCATTCTGGCTTCGCAGGCTACATCGCTTTTACATCTTTACCTGACCATGGGATTAATTTCAG GTTTAGGGTGGGCGCTGGTCTTCACCCCTACTATGGCATCAGTCATGCAGTATTTCACCAAGCGGAGATCTCTAGCCATGGGATTGGGCTTCACAGGCGTTGGTCTTGCCTCTTTCGCCTTCTCTCCTCTTTTTCAGTATTTAGTCGAAGCATATGCTTGGCGTGGGGCCTTGCTTATTCTTGGAGGCCTCAGCTTCAACATGGTTGCTTGTGGAGCGCTCATCCGACCTCTAGGGACTCCGAAAGTGGCAGTGAAG ACTGAAAACTCGACCAAACTCAACAAATGCTCATTTCTGCTCTCCCGAATCTACGAGTGCTTCGAGCTCTCTCTGTTGACACACCGGGGCTTTGTCACGTACGCCGTGGCCATCACCTTCTTCAATGCCGGCTACTTCATCCCCTACGTTCACCTTGTTGCCCACAGTCGCCACATTGGTTTCACCGAGTACCAGGCAGCCTTTGTGATCTCTATTACCGGAGTGGCAGACATCGTGGGTCGCGTGGCTTCCGGCTGGGCTTCAGATCTGGGCAAGATACGTTTGCTTCACATGCTGGTGGTGTGGACCGGGCTACTGGGCCTGTCTCTGATGCTCATTCCTGTGGCTGTGGTTTACGCTGGACTGCTGCTTGTCAGTATAGTCTACGGATTCTGCGCTGGAGCGATGGCACCGTTGGCCTTTGCTGTGGTGCCAGAGATCGTAGGAATAGAGCGTGTGCTGGGAGCTCTCGGCCTCCTGCAGCTTATAGAGAGTGCTGGAGGACTGCTGGGGGCACCACTGTCTG GCTGGTTGAAGGACTACACTGGCACATACACAGTGTCTTTTATCGCTGCTGGGAGTTTCCTCATAATAGGTATGCTAATTGCAATGACTCTTCCTTATTTCTGGTCTTGCACGGCTCCTCCGTCTCCTTCACCGTCAAAGACGAAATCTCAGGAAGGCTCTGCTGAAGACGGACTACTCAAAGAGTCCACATCCTCTAATGCTGTAACTGAAAAGCTGTGCTCCGTGGATCATATACCCTACTCTGATGAGGAGGTAAAGGTCTGTTTAAGCAATGATGCTACACATTCAGTGCAAGAACGAGAAGAAATACCTCAGGAAATGATGCATCATTCTAATTTAGCGGaaatattgtga